The Eurosta solidaginis isolate ZX-2024a chromosome 4, ASM4086904v1, whole genome shotgun sequence genome includes a window with the following:
- the LOC137247477 gene encoding uncharacterized protein has product MKTQQSKQWLSMHLAFILCPSMLVYSMQIPQDVEILEGYQFDDSPEYYSSEPNYYEARSLLSGFHKAIRNKRSTLEYDQAKGLSLESGSQANAIQDFTQNVGSQQIKVHEKEEIGEDDDKMGSAMPRAEKQIMDPDFDYYSQRHISAWNDGYGTSALDSASRAAIDSEDVMADASTSYLARGRQARVNFITQPKKDVNELAKELSDPIQPKLSNTKVNYDVKYPPIDPSYNYEMFPSRSYAPYLRRYDRYDDQYSRYEPYNYEDHYLHRRHYDPYDSYSPRLPQYPEPYYNYPDRRYDIPEPRDYVPLYNNEVYDKAPAASYPPVENYASPKYPDYPRNQRRIVYYAHLPEIVRTPYDYANRYDRYDDLMKPNKPINGAYKYDKPTSSAASSISGGGNIANTDSYDYMKRDKKDRPTPKPNKASLGGRQ; this is encoded by the exons ATGAAAACCCAACAATCCAAGCAATGGCTTTCAATGCATTTAGCCTTTATTCTCTGCCCTTCAATGTTGGTATATTCAATGCAAATACCGCAGGATGTTGAAATCCTGGAAGGATACCAATTTGATGACTCACCAGAATACTATTCCAGTGAGCCAAATTACTATGAAGCACGAAGTCTTCTCTCGGGATTTCACAAAGCTATACGCAATAAACGCTCAACATTGGAATATGATCAGGCAAAGGGTTTGTCCTTGGAAAGTGGCTCACAAGCGAATGCTATACAAGATTTCACCCAAAATGTTGGTAGCCAGCAAATAAAAGTTCATGAAAAAGAGGAAATAGGAGAGGATGACGATAAAATGGGCTCCGCCATGCCACGCGCCGAAAAGCAAATAATGGACCCAGATTTCGATTATTACTCACAGCGTCACATATCCGCTTGGAATGATGGTTACGGAACGTCTGCTTTGGATAGTGCATCACGCGCAGCGATCGACAGTGAAGATGTTATGGCCGATGCAAGCACCAGTTATTTGGCGCGTGGACGTCAAGCGCGCGTTAATTTTATTACGCAGCCCAAAAAGGATGTCAATGAACTCGCCAAAGAGTTGTCAGATCCGATTCAACCAAAACTATCTAACACCAAAGTAAATTATGATGTGAAATATCCCCCCATTGATCCAAGCTACAATTACGAAATGTTTCCGTCTCGTTCATATGCACCATATTTACGACGCTACGATCG ttatgATGATCAATACTCGCGTTATGAACCCTACAACTATGAAGATCATTATTTGCATCGTCGACATTATGATCCTTACGATAGCTATAGTCCGCGTTTGCCTCAATATCCTGAGCCATACTACAACTATCCGGATCGACGTTATGACATACCCGAACCCCGCGACTATGTACCACTTTATAATAATGAAGTTTACGATAAAGCGCCCGCCGCGTCATATCCGCCTGTGGAAAATTATGCATCACCAAAGTACCCAGATTATCCAAGAAATCAGCGTCGCATCGTTTACTATGCACACTTGCCTGAAATTGTACGTACACCCTACGATTACGCTAATCGTTATGATCGTTATGATGATCTAATGAAACCTAACAAACCTATTAACGGTGCATACAAATACGACAAGCCAACGTCATCAGCTGCGAGCTCTATTAGTGGAGGAGGTAACATTGCGAACACTGACTCCTACGATTATATGAAACGCGATAAGAAGGATCGACCAACGCCGAAGCCCAATAAGGCGAGTCTTGGTGGCAGACAGTAG